A window from Peromyscus eremicus chromosome 1, PerEre_H2_v1, whole genome shotgun sequence encodes these proteins:
- the Slc22a18 gene encoding solute carrier family 22 member 18, translated as MTGQIPGSMGALRRQGIIILIYVLAAMELTCLFMQFSIIPYLSRTLGLDSVAFGYLQTTFGVLTLLGGPVFGRFADQYGARAALSLSFLAASALYLLLLLAALCSPALPGVFLLFASRLPAALMHTLPAAQMVITDLTAPAERPAALGRLGLCFGVGIIFGSLLGGTLSTKYGIQCPAIVALVVTLLGAILSFTCVPVTTKEASVQSTHQGGTKASVFDLKAITRLLLLPSVLPVFLIKVISGFPSGLFMVMFSIISMDFFQLEAAQAGYLMSFFGVLQMVIQGLVIGRLSTRFPEEALLRSSVLVFAAVGLGMVLMSNVLHFCFLLPGLVFSLCTLNVVTDSMLTKAVSASDTGTMLGLCASVHPLTRTLGPTLGGLLYRSYGVSIFGHVQFMVNMLVLLVLWRKPLSQKKDKAQ; from the exons ATGACTGGCCAGATCCCTGGAAGCATGGGTGCTCTGCGAAGGCAAGGGATCATCATACTCATCTATGTGCTGGCTGCCATGGAGCTAACTTGTCTCTTCATGCAGTTCTCCATCATACCA TATCTGTCTCGGACACTGGGCCTAGATTCTGTCGCCTTTGGCTACCTGCAGACAACCTTTGGCGTGCTTACGCTGCTGGGTGGGCCTGTGTTTGGCAG GTTCGCAGACCAGTACGGGGCTCGGGCAGCCCTCTCGCTCTCCTTCCTGGCGGCCTCGGCTCTGtacctgctcctgctcctggcGGCCCTCTGTAGCCCAGCCCTACCTGGTGTCTTCCTGCTCTTCGCCTCGCGCTTACCCGCAGCGCTCATGCACACTCTTCCAG CTGCCCAGATGGTCATCACAGATCTGACGGCGCCCGCAGAACGGCCCGCAGCCCTGGGCCGACTGGGTCTCTGCTTCGGCGTTGGAATCATCTTCGGCTCTCTGCTTGGCGGGACCCTTAGCACCAAGTATGG GATCCAGTGTCCTGCCATCGTGGCACTTGTGGTCACACTCCTAGGAGCTATCCTCAGCTTTACCTGTGTCCCTGTCACCACCAAGGAGGCCAGTGTCCAGTCAACCCATCAGG GTGGAACCAAAGCCAGTGTGTTTGACCTGAAGGCCATCACCCGCCTGCTGTTGCTGCCTAGTGTGTTGCCTGTATTCCTGATCAAAGTGATCTCTGGCTTCCCTTCAG GACTTTTCATGGTGATGTTCTCCATCATCTCCATGGACTTCTTCCAGCTAGAGGCTGCACAGGCTGGCTACCTCATGTCCTTCTTCGGAGTCCTCCAGATG GTGATCCAAGGCCTGGTCATTGGGAGACTGAGCACCCGTTTCCCAGAGGAAGCCCTGCTGCGATCCAGTGTGCTGGTCtttgctgctgtgggactgggcatg GTGCTGATGTCCAATGTTCTCCACTTCTGCTTTCTGCTGCCCGGCCTGGTATTCAGTCTCTGCACCCTCAATGTGGTCACCGACAGCATGCTGACCAAGGCTGTGTCCGCTTCAGACACAG GGACCATGCTGGGACTCTGTGCGTCTGTGCATCCACTGACCCGAACTCTAGGACCCACCCTGGGTGGCCTGCTTTACCGAAGCTATGGTGTCTCCATCTTTGGCCATGTGCAGTTCATGGTGAATATGCTTGTCCTGTTGGTCCTCTGGAGGAAGCCGTTGTCCCAGAAAAAAGACAAAGCCCAGTGA
- the Phlda2 gene encoding pleckstrin homology-like domain family A member 2 codes for MASKLTTTPGEILREGQLEKRSDSLLQLWKKKRGVLTDDCLRLFSRSSERAKELRFHSILKVDCVEHTRKHVYFTIVTIDYKEIDFRCTEESCWNAFITLALIEYQNRRALEGFRRHRLLPIASEEQEESEEQRSPSPW; via the coding sequence ATGGCTTCGAAACTCACGACGACCCCCGGCGAGATTCTTCGCGAGGGGCAGCTGGAGAAGCGAAGCGACAGCCTGTTGCAGCTCTGGAAGAAGAAGCGCGGCGTGCTCACCGACGACTGCCTGCGCCTCTTCTCCCGGAGCAGCGAGCGAGCTAAGGAGCTGCGCTTCCACTCCATCCTCAAGGTGGACTGCGTGGAGCACACCCGCAAGCATGTGTACTTCACCATCGTCACCATTGACTATAAGGAGATCGACTTCCGCTGCACCGAAGAGAGCTGCTGGAACGCGTTTATCACCCTGGCGTTGATCGAGTACCAGAACCGTCGGGCGTTGGAAGGCTTCCGCCGCCACCGTCTTCTTCCCATCGCGTCTGAAGAGCAGGAGGAGTCCGAAGAGCAGCGCTCCCCGAGTCCGTGGTGA